The genomic interval AGGTTTGATGACGATTGGTCATGGCTGGTATAATCCAACGACAACAGCATTGGATGAGGAAACCGGACAAGGTAATCCATATGAAGTATATTCGTTTGCCAGTCATGTTGCGGAAGTAGAAGTCGATACGCAGACAGGGCAAGTGGAGGTAACGCGCATTGCGGCAGCACATGATGTTGGGCAGGCCGTTAATCCATTGCATGTAGAGGGACAGATTGAAGGTGGTACGATTATGGGCGTCGGTTATGGTGTATATGAAGAAATAAAAACGGCCGAGGCCAGTATAAAGACGCCATCGTTTGCTACGTATATTATCCCATCCTCTATGGATGTTCCGGTTGTAGATACAATTATTGTTGAAGAAAACGCCAATACGGGTCCTTTTGGAGCCAAGGGGTTGGGTGAGCCGCCATTGGTTGCACCGGCAGCTGCAATTGCCAATGCGGTATCGCAAGCCATTGGTGTCAGAATCAGCGCTTTGCCGATTACACCAGAAAAAGTTCTGAAAGCGTTGCAAAAGAAAAACGGATTACAATAAATAGAAGATGCATGCAAGCGATTTTATATGATTGGCTTTTGACACAGTAAAATATGTTGGCAAAAATGAGGTGAGATTAAAATGTCACAGCATACGATGCAACCGTATGTATTGCAAACGATCGATAAAGCACAGCAGGAGAGCATAGAAAGAATCAGACCTTTGTTATCGGACTCTGAGAGCAAATCTGTGTTACCCACGCTGGATGAAATTTTGGGGATTTTTGCTCAAAAGCAATTGCCGCAGGCAATAATCGCTCATAGCATAACAGTTGCCTATGTTGCAGTTTGCATTGCCGGCTGGCTGAAGGCAAGCTGTAAATGTATAAAGATTGACCTGCCCAAATTGGCGGCTGGTGCTTTGCTGCATGATATCGAAAGGCTTCAGCCTAACCATGCAAGCAGAGGCGCGGATTTTGTTGTGGGCATGGGATATCCTTCTTTAGAACCGATGATCGCAGTGCATATGGAACTTATATTTTTACCCGGT from Massilibacillus massiliensis carries:
- a CDS encoding HD domain-containing protein; translated protein: MSQHTMQPYVLQTIDKAQQESIERIRPLLSDSESKSVLPTLDEILGIFAQKQLPQAIIAHSITVAYVAVCIAGWLKASCKCIKIDLPKLAAGALLHDIERLQPNHASRGADFVVGMGYPSLEPMIAVHMELIFLPGQALGEEAVLYLADKICQGSEIICLESRLVQCIQRYGDLPNIRRKFKTACMIRDRIVETIETTNILATEKILWETMMAKKM